A portion of the Tamandua tetradactyla isolate mTamTet1 chromosome 16, mTamTet1.pri, whole genome shotgun sequence genome contains these proteins:
- the LOC143660039 gene encoding uncharacterized protein LOC143660039, translating to MWNRDLCPRARCSASSDSAPSQEEEEMTDSQETVTFKDVAIDFTQEEWQQLDPAQRNLYRNVMLENYNNLITVGFPFTKPDVIFKLEQEEEPWVVEEKVIRRHCPGEVWGIDEHQKNQERLLRQIEDKFKETLTEEKVNECHKKSANTFPLNSDFVPSRHNFYEYDLFGKCSEYNLDCYCNKRCYMRKDFYKHNDPGKSSCNSSFHLVVTPFKCNHCGKGFNQTLDLIRHLRIHTGEKPYECNKCRKAFSHKEKLIKHHKIHSRELSYECNECGKVFIKMSNLIRHHRIHTGEKPYACKECGKSFSQKSNLIDHEKIHTGEKPYECSECGKTFSQKQSLIAHQKVHTGEKPYACNECGKAFPRIASLALHMRSHSGEKPYKCDKCGKAFSQFSMLIIHVRIHTGEKPYECNECGKAFSQSSALTVHMRSHTGEKPYECKECRKAFSHKKNFITHQKIHTREKPYECKECGKAFIQMSNLVRHQRIHTGEKPYICKECGKAFSQKSNLIAHEKIHSGEKPYECNECGKAFSQKQNFITHQKVHTGEKPYDCNECGKAFSQIASLTLHLRSHTGEKPYECDKCGKAFSQCSLLNLHMRSHTGEKPYVCNECGKAFSQRTSLIVHMRGHTGEKPYECNKCGKAFSQSSSLTIHIRGHTGEKPFDCSKCGKAFSQISSLTLHMRKHTGEKPYHCNECGKAFSQKSHLVRHQRIHTH from the exons GAAACAGTGACATTCAAAGATGTGGCTATTGACTTCACCCAGGAGGAGTGGCAGCAATTGGATCCTGCTCAGAGGAATCTGTACCGAAATGTGATGCTAGAAAACTATAACAACTTAATCACAGTGG GTTTTCCATTCACCAAACCTGATGTGATTTTCAAGTTGGAGCAAGAAGAAGAACCATGGGTGGTGGAAGAAAAAGTGATAAGAAGACACTGTccag gaGAAGTATGGGGAATTGATGAGCATCAGAAAAACCAGGAAAGACTTTTAAGGCAAATTGAAGATAAATTCAAGGAAACACTGACTGAGGAAAAAGTCAATGAATGTCATAAGAAATCTGCAAATACATTTCCTCTGAACTCTGACTTTGTTCCTTCCAGACACAACTTCTATGAATATGACTTATTTGGAAAGTGTTCAGAATATAACTTAGACTGTTATTGTAATAAGAGATGCTATATGAGAAAGGATTTTTATAAACATAATGATCCTGGGAAATCATCTTGCAATAGTTCATTCCATCTTGTAGTAACCCCATTTAAGTGTAATCATTGTGGGAAAGGCTTCAATCAGACATTAGACCTTATCAGACACctgagaattcatactggagagaaaccctatgaatgtaataaATGTAGAAAAGCCTTCAGTCACAAGGAAAAACTCATTAAACATCATAAAATTCATAGTAGGGAGCTGTcttatgaatgtaatgaatgtgggaaagtttttattaaaatgtcaaatCTCATTAGGCATCACAGAATTCATACTGGGGAGAAACCGTATGCATGTAAAGAATGTGGAAAATCCTTCAGCCAGAAATCAAATCTTATTGATCATGAaaaaattcatactggagagaaaccttatgaatgtagtGAATGTGGGAAAACATTCAGCCAGAAGCAAAGCCTCATTGCACATCAGAAAGTCCATACTGGGGAGAAACCTTATGcttgtaatgaatgtgggaaagccttcccTCGAATTGCATCCCTTGCTCTTCATATGAGAAGTCATTCAGGAGAAAAACCTTACAAATGTGAcaaatgtggaaaagccttctctCAGTTTTCAATGCTTATTATACATGTGAGAATTCATACAGGTGAGAAACCTTATGAGTGTAATGAGTGTGGAAAAGCCTTCTCCCAAAGCTCAGCCCTTACTGTACATATGCGAAGtcatactggtgagaaaccctatgaatgtaaagAATGTAGGAAGGCTTTTAGCcacaaaaaaaactttattaCACACCAGAAAATTCATACAAGGGAAAAGCCttatgaatgtaaggaatgtgggaaagctttcattcagaTGTCAAATCTTGTAagacatcagagaattcatactggagaaaaaccttaTATATGTAAAGAGTGTGGCAAAGCCTTTAGCCAGAAATCAAATCTCATTGCTCACGAGAAAATTCATtctggagagaagccctatgaatgtaatgaatgtggtaaAGCCTTCAGCCAAAAGCAAAACTTTATCACACATCAGAaagttcacactggagagaaaccttatgattgtaatgaatgtgggaaagccttctctCAAATTGCTTCTCTTACTCTTCATCTGAGAAGTCACACAGGGGAAAAGCCTTATGAATGTGataaatgtgggaaagccttctctCAGTGTTCATTGCTTAATTTACATATGAGAAGTCATACAGGTGAGAAGCCCTATgtatgtaatgaatgtggaaaagcatTCTCTCAAAGAACTTCCCTTATTGTGCACATGAGAGGTCATACAGGTGAGAAACCTTATGAGTGTAATAAGTGTGGCAAGGCTTTCTCCCAAAGCTCATCTCTTACTATACATATACGAGGTCATACAGGTGAGAAACCCTTTGACTGTAGTAAGTGTGGAAAAGCCTTCTCTCAAATCTCATCTCTTACTCTACATATGAGAAAACATACAGGTGAGAAGCCTTATCATTGTAACGAATGTGGCAAGGCTTTCAGCCAAAAGTCACACCTTGTTAGACACCAGAGAATTCATACACATTAG